A window from Solanum stenotomum isolate F172 chromosome 5, ASM1918654v1, whole genome shotgun sequence encodes these proteins:
- the LOC125864518 gene encoding uncharacterized protein LOC125864518: protein MMIQPLFALVFLEVVVILTLIFRTPLRKPVLMALDKSKQGRGPVIVKSAGGTLFVVLVSILFNVTLMQNRATDSGTVNPTDQVLLANHLLEASLLGFTLFLALVIDRLHYYIKELRLLRKTLEGEKKTNQSRDQVENAASKSPSIST from the exons ATGATGATTCAACCATTATTCGCGCTTGTATTTCTTGAAGTGGTCGTGATATTGACCCTCATATTCCGAACCCCTTTAAGGAAACCGGTTTTGATGGCATTGGATAAATCGAAGCAAGGAAGGGGACCTGTCATAGTAAAGAGTGCTGGAGGAACGTTATTCGTTGTTTTAGTCTCCATCTTGTTCAACGTCACTCTAATGCAGAACCGCGCAACTGATTCTGGCACTGTTAATCCAACTGATCAAGTTTTGTTGGCTAATCATCTCTTAGAAGCCTCGCTCTTGG GGTTCACATTGTTTCTTGCTTTGGTCATAGATAGACTTCATTACTACATAAAAGAGCTTCGTCTGCTAAGGAAGACTTTGGAGGGAGAAAAAAAAACGAACCAGAGTCGCGATCAGGTGGAAAATGCAGCATCAAAAAGTCCGAGCATAAGTACATAA